The following proteins are encoded in a genomic region of Acidobacteriota bacterium:
- the glmS gene encoding glutamine--fructose-6-phosphate transaminase (isomerizing), whose protein sequence is MCGIVGYVGPREATPILLDGLKRLEYRGYDSAGIAVVGDDGQVRVARSEGKLGNLTEKIASAPPPGRFGIGHTRWATHGRPSEENAHPHRDASGRIVVIHNGIIENFLPLKQGLQKAGVEFLSETDTEVVAHALAAARRASPGKPFATVVRETVSGLRGMYALVLFSADEPGVLYALKWGPPIVLGIGKGENFVASDATALLPHTRDLIFLEDGDLARITADAVTVTGFDGTPRERPASRVPWDAVSAEKGGYPHFMAKEIAEQPTVVVETIGNKLSLETGLFNEEEMGVPKALLREIDRIQIVACGTSWHAGLVAKFLLEEIARVRTDVDYASEFRYRAPLVDARTLVVGISQSGETADTVAALKEAKALGGRTVGVVNVPGSAIARLVDGVLATHAGPEVGVASTKAFTTQLVALVLFALYVRAVRSGGKGQETPVDEDFLTALARLPAALRETLALEPAIEKLSARFEKVSHALFLGRGAHYPIALEGALKLKEISYIHAEGYPAGEMKHGPIALIDEAMPIVGIAPMDALYEKTASNLREVKARAGILFALVNPGDADVSTFADEVLVMPKVHPALQPVVSVVPLQLLAYHVARRRGCDVDQPRNLAKSVTVE, encoded by the coding sequence ATGTGCGGCATCGTGGGCTACGTCGGCCCGCGCGAGGCGACGCCGATTCTGCTCGACGGGCTGAAGCGCCTCGAGTACCGCGGCTACGACTCGGCCGGCATCGCGGTCGTCGGGGACGACGGCCAGGTGCGCGTCGCCCGGAGCGAGGGCAAGCTCGGGAACCTGACGGAAAAGATCGCGAGCGCGCCGCCCCCCGGCCGGTTCGGCATCGGGCACACGCGCTGGGCGACGCACGGCCGACCGTCCGAGGAGAACGCCCACCCGCATCGCGACGCGAGCGGCCGGATCGTCGTCATCCACAACGGGATCATCGAGAACTTCCTGCCGCTCAAGCAGGGCCTGCAGAAGGCGGGCGTGGAATTCCTGTCCGAGACGGACACGGAGGTCGTCGCTCACGCGCTCGCGGCGGCGCGCCGCGCCTCGCCGGGCAAGCCCTTCGCCACGGTCGTGCGCGAGACGGTGTCGGGCCTCAGGGGCATGTACGCGCTCGTCCTCTTCTCGGCCGACGAGCCGGGCGTCCTCTACGCGCTCAAGTGGGGGCCGCCGATCGTCCTCGGCATCGGAAAGGGCGAGAACTTCGTCGCGTCGGACGCGACGGCGCTCCTCCCGCACACGCGTGACCTGATCTTCCTCGAGGACGGGGACCTCGCGCGGATCACGGCCGACGCCGTCACCGTGACCGGCTTCGACGGAACGCCGCGGGAGAGGCCCGCGAGCCGCGTGCCGTGGGACGCGGTCTCGGCCGAGAAGGGCGGCTACCCGCACTTCATGGCCAAGGAGATCGCCGAGCAGCCGACGGTCGTCGTCGAGACGATCGGCAACAAGCTCTCGCTCGAGACGGGCCTCTTCAACGAGGAGGAGATGGGCGTCCCGAAAGCGCTCCTCCGCGAGATCGACCGCATCCAGATCGTGGCCTGCGGCACGAGCTGGCACGCCGGCCTCGTCGCGAAGTTCCTGCTGGAGGAGATCGCGCGCGTCAGGACCGACGTGGACTACGCGTCCGAGTTCCGTTACCGCGCGCCGCTCGTCGACGCGCGGACGCTCGTCGTCGGGATCTCGCAGTCGGGCGAGACGGCCGACACGGTCGCGGCCCTCAAGGAGGCGAAGGCGCTCGGCGGCCGGACGGTCGGCGTCGTGAACGTGCCCGGCTCGGCGATCGCGCGTCTCGTGGACGGCGTCCTCGCGACGCACGCGGGGCCGGAAGTCGGGGTCGCCTCGACGAAGGCGTTCACGACGCAGCTCGTCGCGCTCGTCCTCTTCGCGCTTTACGTGAGGGCCGTGCGGTCGGGCGGGAAGGGCCAGGAGACGCCCGTCGACGAGGACTTCCTGACGGCGCTCGCGCGCCTCCCGGCGGCGCTCCGCGAGACGCTCGCGCTCGAGCCCGCGATCGAGAAGCTCTCCGCCCGGTTCGAGAAGGTCTCCCACGCGCTCTTCCTCGGGCGCGGCGCGCACTACCCGATCGCGCTCGAGGGCGCGCTCAAGCTCAAGGAGATCTCGTACATCCACGCCGAGGGCTATCCCGCCGGCGAGATGAAGCACGGGCCGATCGCGCTCATCGACGAGGCGATGCCGATCGTCGGGATCGCGCCCATGGACGCGCTCTACGAGAAGACGGCGTCGAACCTCCGGGAGGTCAAGGCGCGCGCGGGAATCCTCTTCGCGCTCGTGAATCCCGGCGACGCGGACGTCTCGACGTTCGCGGACGAGGTTCTCGTGATGCCGAAGGTCCACCCGGCACTCCAGCCCGTCGTCTCCGTCGTCCCGCTCCAACTCCTCGCGTACCACGTCGCCCGCCGCCGCGGCTGCGACGTCGACCAGCCCCGCAACCTCGCGAAGTCCGTCACGGTGGAGTGA
- the glmU gene encoding bifunctional UDP-N-acetylglucosamine diphosphorylase/glucosamine-1-phosphate N-acetyltransferase GlmU gives MTSVVLLAAGRGVRMRSSRPKVLHEAAGRPLLDRALDTAFAVAGDPAKVVVVISKKDAERDSSNERATVGAFLAANHPRVRIAIQDPPRGTGDAVRAAAAAGAFGKAKTVVVLSGDVPLLEAGAVKALVDALAKDKKAAVAVLTATLANPTGYGRIVRDKKKSFVRIREEKDSSSREKKISEINTGTYAFDRAFLDKSLPLLTSKNSQSEFYLTDVLSLALKAKRKVVTVSGDPAAALGVNSREDLAVVDRLLRERAAVAAMRGGATILRPETVTLDETVVLEPDTTIEPFVTLLGRTRVGPGTVIGQGCVVRDSVFGKNVAVKPYSVIESAVVGDGCIVGPFARLREGTDLAAGVHVGNFVETKKAKLHAGVKANHLTYLGDTEIGPRTNVGAGVITCNYDGFAKHRTTIGADVFVGSDVQLVAPVTVGDGAIIGAGTTVTEDVPKDALAVARVPQRNLEGGGAAYRARKKKS, from the coding sequence GTGACCTCCGTCGTCCTCCTGGCCGCAGGCCGCGGCGTGAGGATGAGGTCGTCGCGGCCGAAGGTGCTCCACGAGGCGGCGGGCCGGCCGCTCCTCGACCGCGCGCTCGACACGGCGTTCGCCGTCGCGGGCGATCCCGCGAAAGTCGTCGTCGTGATTTCGAAGAAGGACGCGGAAAGAGATTCTTCGAATGAAAGAGCGACGGTCGGCGCTTTTCTCGCGGCGAATCATCCTCGGGTGAGGATCGCGATCCAGGATCCCCCGCGCGGCACGGGCGACGCGGTGCGCGCCGCGGCCGCCGCGGGCGCGTTCGGCAAGGCGAAGACGGTCGTCGTGCTGTCGGGCGACGTGCCGCTCCTCGAGGCAGGCGCGGTGAAGGCGCTCGTCGACGCGCTCGCCAAGGACAAGAAGGCCGCGGTCGCCGTCCTGACGGCGACGCTCGCGAACCCCACGGGCTACGGGCGCATCGTGCGGGACAAGAAGAAGTCCTTTGTTCGGATAAGAGAAGAGAAAGATTCTTCGAGTCGTGAGAAGAAGATTTCCGAGATCAACACCGGGACGTATGCGTTCGACCGTGCATTTCTGGATAAGTCCCTTCCCCTCCTCACCTCAAAGAACTCCCAATCCGAGTTCTATCTCACGGACGTGCTCTCGCTCGCGCTGAAGGCAAAGCGCAAGGTGGTCACGGTCTCCGGCGATCCCGCGGCGGCGCTGGGGGTCAACTCTCGCGAGGACCTCGCCGTCGTGGACCGGCTCCTCCGCGAGCGGGCCGCCGTCGCGGCGATGCGCGGCGGGGCGACGATCCTGCGCCCCGAGACGGTCACGCTGGACGAGACCGTCGTCCTCGAGCCGGACACGACGATCGAGCCCTTCGTGACGCTCCTCGGGAGGACGCGGGTGGGCCCCGGGACCGTCATCGGCCAGGGCTGCGTGGTCCGCGACAGCGTGTTCGGGAAGAACGTGGCCGTGAAGCCCTACTCCGTCATCGAGTCTGCCGTCGTGGGCGACGGCTGCATCGTCGGGCCGTTCGCGCGCTTGCGCGAGGGGACGGATCTCGCCGCCGGCGTCCACGTCGGGAACTTCGTCGAGACGAAGAAGGCGAAGCTTCACGCGGGCGTCAAGGCGAACCACCTGACGTACCTGGGCGACACGGAGATCGGCCCGCGCACGAACGTGGGCGCGGGCGTCATCACGTGCAACTACGACGGCTTCGCGAAGCACCGGACGACGATCGGCGCGGACGTGTTCGTCGGGTCGGACGTGCAGCTCGTCGCGCCCGTGACGGTCGGTGACGGCGCGATCATCGGGGCCGGCACGACGGTCACGGAGGACGTCCCGAAGGACGCCCTCGCCGTCGCCCGCGTCCCGCAGAGGAACCTCGAGGGCGGCGGCGCGGCCTACCGGGCGCGGAAGAAGAAGAGCTGA
- a CDS encoding tetratricopeptide repeat protein has product MTNKSKWTEDDARWLKANYGRMDSQTLSRKLGLSLEDLGKKVKQLKLVAHEPDKTRKAPASLKEAVRESSATRKEYEKAIDLFHRRHFDEAARKFEDLIVKHPDEKEFLDRARMYLTACRNGKKGKASAGDSPEEIYHAAVFEKNRGNVEKALELLKKNAGKKDGDGRGHYLAACCFALQGDAEQALQALKRAIAADDQNRIQARLEADLSVLRGTQGFTELVAGGV; this is encoded by the coding sequence TTGACCAACAAAAGCAAGTGGACCGAAGACGACGCCCGGTGGCTCAAGGCCAACTACGGGCGCATGGACTCCCAGACGCTCTCGCGCAAGCTGGGCCTCTCACTCGAGGATCTCGGGAAGAAGGTCAAGCAGCTCAAGCTCGTCGCACACGAGCCCGACAAGACGCGCAAGGCGCCGGCATCGCTCAAGGAAGCGGTGCGCGAGTCGTCCGCGACGCGCAAGGAGTACGAGAAGGCCATCGACCTCTTCCACAGGCGGCACTTCGACGAGGCGGCCCGGAAGTTCGAGGACCTCATCGTGAAGCATCCCGACGAGAAGGAATTCCTCGACCGCGCGCGCATGTACCTGACGGCGTGCCGCAACGGGAAGAAGGGCAAGGCCTCCGCCGGGGACAGTCCGGAGGAGATCTACCACGCCGCCGTGTTCGAGAAGAACCGCGGCAACGTCGAGAAGGCCCTCGAGCTGCTCAAGAAAAACGCGGGCAAGAAGGACGGAGACGGGCGCGGCCACTACCTCGCGGCGTGCTGCTTCGCGCTGCAGGGGGACGCCGAGCAGGCGCTCCAGGCGCTCAAGAGGGCGATCGCGGCCGACGACCAGAATCGCATCCAGGCGCGCCTCGAGGCGGACCTCTCGGTCCTGCGCGGCACGCAGGGGTTCACGGAGCTCGTCGCGGGAGGCGTGTGA
- a CDS encoding NUDIX hydrolase produces MYELPVFCTQCARKLESKELGPGRSVPVCPACGAVHWIDPKVAAGVLIVRDERVLLVKRAIEPGYGKWTFPGGHVDRGETVEEAALRETLEECGAIADLDGLLGLFSYPGRPVVVAVYRGLLAPGSREPHAGDETLEVGWFTPEEAAGLDLAFQSVADALTKLFLRPYVL; encoded by the coding sequence GTGTACGAGCTGCCGGTCTTCTGCACGCAGTGCGCGCGGAAGCTCGAATCGAAGGAACTGGGCCCGGGGCGCAGCGTGCCGGTGTGCCCGGCCTGCGGCGCGGTGCACTGGATCGACCCGAAGGTCGCCGCGGGCGTCCTGATCGTCCGCGACGAGCGCGTCCTCCTCGTCAAGCGCGCGATCGAGCCCGGCTACGGCAAGTGGACGTTCCCGGGCGGCCACGTGGACCGGGGCGAAACCGTCGAGGAGGCGGCCCTGCGCGAGACGCTCGAGGAGTGCGGCGCGATCGCCGACCTCGACGGGCTCCTCGGCCTCTTCTCGTATCCGGGCCGGCCCGTCGTCGTGGCGGTCTACCGCGGGCTCCTCGCCCCCGGCAGCCGCGAGCCGCACGCGGGCGACGAGACGCTCGAGGTCGGGTGGTTCACGCCGGAGGAGGCTGCCGGCCTCGACCTCGCCTTCCAGTCGGTCGCCGACGCCCTGACGAAACTCTTCCTTCGTCCGTACGTTCTCTGA
- the msrA gene encoding peptide-methionine (S)-S-oxide reductase MsrA produces MRRNARFLLPLLGLVLFSSLARAEEPTQATPPAPAGLAKATFAGGCFWCMQGPYDAVPGVVSTTVGYTGGKKAGATYHEVGAGGTGHREAIEVVFDPKKVSYEKLLDVFWHNVDPTYAGGQFCDSGFSYTTAIFVHDDAQRAAAEASMKALEASKVLKAPIVTEIVKAGPFWKAEEYHQSYYKKNPVRYNFYRSGCGRDSRLKQLWGDKAGSH; encoded by the coding sequence ATGCGCCGCAACGCCCGATTCCTCCTGCCCCTCCTCGGCCTCGTCCTCTTCTCGTCTCTCGCCCGCGCGGAAGAGCCCACGCAGGCTACGCCGCCGGCGCCGGCCGGCCTCGCGAAGGCGACGTTCGCGGGCGGCTGCTTCTGGTGCATGCAGGGGCCTTACGACGCCGTCCCGGGCGTCGTCTCCACGACCGTGGGCTACACGGGCGGCAAGAAGGCCGGCGCCACCTACCACGAGGTCGGGGCGGGCGGCACGGGCCACCGCGAGGCCATCGAGGTCGTCTTCGACCCGAAGAAGGTCTCGTACGAGAAGCTCCTCGACGTCTTCTGGCACAACGTCGACCCCACGTACGCGGGCGGCCAGTTCTGCGACTCGGGCTTCTCGTACACGACCGCGATCTTCGTCCACGACGACGCGCAGCGCGCGGCGGCCGAGGCCTCCATGAAGGCGCTCGAGGCCTCGAAGGTGCTGAAGGCGCCGATCGTGACCGAGATCGTGAAGGCGGGACCCTTCTGGAAGGCCGAGGAGTATCACCAGAGCTATTACAAGAAGAACCCGGTCCGGTACAACTTCTACCGCTCCGGCTGCGGCCGCGACTCGCGGCTCAAGCAGTTGTGGGGCGACAAGGCCGGCAGCCACTGA
- a CDS encoding SDR family oxidoreductase encodes MKDSGLAVVTGASSGIGAAFARELAAEGRPVLLVSRSGDRLEALATGLNAGRGGRAEVLAADLATPEGRDAMWNATEGAGRHVALLVNNAGFGLNGPETDLPFERVHALLELNVVATAELTHRFLVAMKARGAGAILNISSTSAFYPTPYFSLYGASKAFILNFTEALHEEAKPFGVTVTCLCPGFTKTNFAAVAGMKEGKDTPFPEMTPEAVAKMGLEAVRKKKAVVVTHPLDRLWIAAGKLVPRWVPAKFGSHFFKKTKIS; translated from the coding sequence GTGAAGGACAGCGGCCTCGCCGTCGTCACGGGCGCGTCGTCCGGAATCGGCGCCGCGTTCGCGCGCGAGCTTGCGGCCGAGGGCCGGCCGGTCCTGCTCGTCTCCCGTTCGGGGGACAGGCTGGAGGCGCTCGCGACCGGGCTGAACGCCGGGCGGGGGGGCCGCGCGGAAGTCCTCGCGGCCGATCTCGCGACGCCGGAAGGGCGTGACGCCATGTGGAACGCGACGGAGGGCGCGGGGCGGCACGTCGCGCTCCTCGTGAACAACGCGGGATTCGGCCTGAACGGACCCGAGACCGATCTGCCGTTCGAGAGGGTGCACGCGCTGCTCGAGCTGAACGTCGTCGCGACGGCGGAGCTCACGCACCGGTTCCTCGTCGCGATGAAGGCGCGGGGCGCGGGGGCGATCCTGAACATCTCCTCGACGTCGGCCTTCTACCCGACGCCGTATTTCTCGCTCTACGGCGCGAGCAAGGCCTTCATCCTGAACTTCACAGAGGCGCTGCACGAGGAGGCGAAGCCGTTCGGCGTGACCGTGACGTGCCTCTGCCCGGGATTCACGAAGACGAACTTCGCCGCCGTCGCGGGAATGAAGGAAGGGAAGGACACGCCGTTCCCCGAGATGACGCCGGAGGCGGTGGCGAAGATGGGCCTCGAGGCCGTGCGGAAGAAGAAAGCGGTCGTCGTGACGCACCCGCTCGACCGGCTTTGGATCGCGGCGGGCAAGCTCGTCCCGCGGTGGGTGCCGGCGAAGTTCGGGTCGCACTTCTTCAAGAAGACAAAGATTTCTTAG
- a CDS encoding DUF547 domain-containing protein, whose translation MKDARFLSAAACAALSLALMGASCETVRPNVKAQSDVPSAGKFPHGIFGRFLEKVVQDGLVDYAAASLEESTLEQYLAEVARVSPETHPHLFPTEPDRLAYWINAYNACAIRGVLRFNRPQSLKEIGHRFDSETKYVFGGRELSLNQISSLAWKRFTDARIHFALVKARRGGPPLAKDAWDAADLEDRLEAAAKAFVADPRNVDWKAPSLKAGLSRVILDFRGDFEREVPSTVSGDPRLIGSINRWRPRTEKVTATSIYPIPLDERLNDAANR comes from the coding sequence ATGAAGGACGCACGCTTCCTGTCCGCGGCGGCCTGCGCGGCGCTGTCTCTCGCGCTGATGGGCGCCTCCTGCGAGACCGTGCGCCCGAACGTGAAGGCGCAGTCGGACGTCCCGTCCGCCGGGAAGTTTCCGCACGGGATCTTCGGCCGCTTCCTCGAGAAGGTCGTCCAGGACGGGCTCGTCGACTACGCGGCGGCGTCCCTCGAGGAGTCGACGCTCGAGCAGTACCTCGCCGAGGTCGCGCGCGTCTCGCCCGAGACGCACCCGCACCTCTTCCCGACGGAGCCGGACCGGCTCGCGTACTGGATCAACGCCTACAACGCCTGCGCGATTCGAGGCGTCCTGCGCTTCAACCGCCCCCAGAGCCTGAAGGAGATCGGGCACAGGTTCGACTCCGAGACGAAGTACGTCTTCGGCGGGCGCGAGCTCTCCCTGAACCAGATTTCGTCGCTCGCGTGGAAACGTTTCACCGACGCGCGCATCCACTTCGCGCTCGTGAAGGCGCGCCGCGGCGGGCCGCCGCTCGCGAAGGACGCGTGGGACGCGGCGGACCTCGAGGACCGCCTCGAGGCCGCTGCGAAGGCGTTCGTCGCCGATCCGCGCAACGTCGACTGGAAGGCGCCGTCGCTCAAGGCCGGGCTCTCGCGCGTGATCCTCGATTTCCGCGGCGACTTCGAGCGCGAGGTCCCGTCGACGGTGTCCGGGGATCCGCGCCTCATCGGGTCGATCAACCGGTGGCGCCCTCGCACGGAAAAGGTCACGGCGACGTCGATCTATCCGATCCCGCTCGACGAGCGCCTGAACGACGCCGCGAACCGCTGA
- a CDS encoding SDR family oxidoreductase, with protein sequence MANRSWALVLGASSGFGEGTSLALARAGRNVFGVHLDRKSTQPNVERITGEITAAGSRALFFNMNAADDEKRAEAIAEMTKVLDAEGRRAGIDVVLHSLAFGTLKPFLADAPADRIVRAQMDMTLDVMAHSLVYWVQDLLAGGLLAEGGHVFAMTSSGGHRIWKSYGAVSAAKAALESHCRQLAVELVTRKIAVNAIRAGVTDTPALRKIPDNAAMIERCLAIHPAGRLTTPDDVARVIVALSKPETVWLSGNVLGVDGTEDVIG encoded by the coding sequence ATGGCAAACCGCTCGTGGGCCCTCGTTCTCGGGGCCTCCTCCGGATTCGGGGAAGGCACGTCCCTCGCCCTCGCCCGCGCGGGCCGGAACGTCTTCGGCGTCCATCTCGACCGCAAGTCGACGCAGCCCAACGTCGAGCGCATCACGGGGGAGATCACGGCCGCCGGATCGCGGGCGCTCTTCTTCAACATGAACGCCGCGGACGACGAGAAGCGCGCCGAGGCCATCGCGGAGATGACGAAGGTCCTCGACGCCGAGGGGCGCCGGGCCGGAATCGACGTCGTGCTTCACTCGCTCGCGTTCGGGACGCTGAAGCCGTTCCTCGCAGACGCGCCCGCCGACCGGATCGTGCGCGCCCAGATGGACATGACGCTCGACGTCATGGCCCATTCGCTCGTCTACTGGGTGCAGGACCTTCTCGCGGGGGGCCTCCTCGCCGAGGGCGGGCACGTGTTCGCGATGACGTCCTCCGGCGGGCACCGCATCTGGAAGTCCTACGGCGCGGTCTCGGCCGCGAAGGCCGCCCTCGAGAGCCACTGCCGCCAGCTCGCGGTCGAGCTCGTGACCCGGAAGATCGCCGTCAACGCGATCCGCGCGGGCGTCACGGACACGCCGGCTCTCCGCAAGATCCCCGACAACGCCGCGATGATCGAGCGCTGCCTCGCCATCCACCCGGCCGGCCGGCTCACGACCCCCGACGACGTCGCGCGCGTGATCGTCGCCCTCTCGAAGCCCGAGACGGTCTGGCTGTCGGGCAACGTGCTCGGCGTCGACGGCACGGAAGACGTCATCGGCTGA
- a CDS encoding homocysteine S-methyltransferase family protein, whose amino-acid sequence MSVPPAPDFRARLRSRPPLVLDAALGTDLLARGALLPAPLWSAQALLDAPELVEAIHRENAEAGADVLTIASFRLHGRNLRGSFCSLSQAAHRNRGGSGAPGRRTAFGSPGLSHLCLTATGLISFRSKKKFSSPSTPRWRRRSPPPASTSSSSRR is encoded by the coding sequence GTGTCCGTGCCGCCCGCCCCGGATTTCCGCGCGAGACTGCGCTCTCGGCCGCCGCTCGTTCTCGATGCGGCGCTGGGCACGGACCTCCTCGCCCGCGGCGCTCTTCTTCCCGCGCCGCTCTGGAGCGCGCAGGCCCTCCTCGACGCGCCGGAGCTCGTCGAGGCGATCCACCGGGAGAACGCGGAGGCAGGGGCCGACGTCCTCACGATCGCCAGCTTCCGGCTGCATGGAAGAAATCTAAGAGGATCTTTTTGCTCCCTCTCGCAGGCAGCTCATCGAAATCGCGGTGGCTCTGGCGCGCCGGGCAGGCGGACGGCCTTTGGATCGCCGGGTCTCTCGCACCTCTGTCTGACTGCTACCGGCCTGATCTCGTTCCGAAGCAAGAAGAAATTCTCTTCTCCGAGCACGCCGAGATGGCGGCGGCGCTCGCCGCCGCCGGCGTCGACCTCATCCTCGTCGAGACGATGA
- a CDS encoding homocysteine S-methyltransferase family protein, producing the protein MAAALAAAGVDLILVETMNTVCEAVAAARGAVATGLPVVVSCVTDGGGRLLSGEPVEDFARSLLLLPSPPDALGVNCVAARSLAGDLTRLAAAAPGVPLAAYGNVFSTPVAPEDYVAHATEWVRLGARLVGGCCGTTTAHTAAVARSLQGK; encoded by the coding sequence ATGGCGGCGGCGCTCGCCGCCGCCGGCGTCGACCTCATCCTCGTCGAGACGATGAACACCGTGTGCGAGGCCGTGGCCGCCGCGCGCGGCGCGGTGGCCACGGGGCTGCCGGTCGTCGTCTCTTGCGTTACGGACGGAGGCGGCCGCCTGCTGTCCGGAGAGCCCGTCGAGGATTTCGCGCGCTCGCTTCTTTTGCTGCCTTCGCCGCCCGACGCCCTCGGCGTAAATTGCGTGGCCGCCCGCTCGCTCGCCGGCGACCTGACGCGCCTCGCGGCGGCGGCGCCCGGCGTTCCGCTTGCGGCCTATGGGAACGTCTTCTCGACACCGGTAGCGCCGGAGGACTACGTGGCTCACGCCACCGAATGGGTCCGCCTCGGCGCGCGCCTCGTCGGCGGCTGCTGCGGGACGACGACGGCGCACACGGCCGCGGTCGCCCGCTCGCTTCAGGGGAAGTAG